The following coding sequences are from one Mycoplasma tullyi window:
- a CDS encoding EAGR box-containing protein, whose protein sequence is MVEKKKPDKKSTKNKSIQDNEPASISLDGNSKKKVSKKGLESLNYSDYYKKYLESKKDDFELLAKRSSIDTIKDKDAIKDEIKAESFYAESALDYTKELQDESYSDHFKEMKDIDKKNVVISNEMKHDNKKEEEGEFVVRNQYHPSFNDVVTQNQEDDLPDFDVDSSSLNFDLNKSNKTPKSNKQKLTSPSPLNSNFDRFNNERFNQPIPSRMYIPKGYVRPMNPYGRPPFNPYFNPYFVPPYYYPPMPPGFTPHPNANPYQQPPYLNQQNPYFNKQQKDLFPQQTNYTEQLLDFDPFASTTELVPVNNYNGLNPNQNDLVVVNKKQSSDLTHIISSFNKRMKEQLRIVSKQNEMIERLQTKVIELTEERTTALIGEARLSTEDFLPTTEHNFESVVADVVQDEPKQEVEVVAEVVTKQPEVEVVTDINDIESDDPIVDILSLEEDDLINTENLDQELAAFEEFDVTSLEDELDLSLLDDEITDSIQPQIKYEAPVVPEVVVREEVKAEEPVVVEKESQFDLELPEPEVEDNQEVYTPNQLLDLSSRQPEEIKNSIVPTKVMNEMFGDKQKSDPARRFWEAYVGNPEYGFYNNKTWNWKGKFSKLQKWIPFTSDQEVPFYGTKHVILSSIKASERKKLWKELIDDPVYGHFEGSSKVWIWHGVFDQELNWIPDPTHDFKTEEEVVAEKQKQSFPKKKDVSKKTNAPKVLKTNEITPDSDLHKMLLDDPRYKKHIGNVEYGYYDNDGVWIWTGTFDENGEFKPDQVDLEVASDDLQSESNFSTLFDSWKKNNQNNLEYETESKRFKTVKPKVVYVNEQEQPEDGDEQQEEVAPTKVVKNELIKRSRYNKPTDEDLGILTYDKAKIHNDKIVDASVLRESSSQQAPFWLEFVGNEEYGHYNAKGDWIFDGYFDEQFEFVSTRKPDETKQSTSTVSKTSILDDDVNVDEYFKPANKEEILHYTPKPKKTEPVVEEVVEEVQPEAEEAEEFFSKFIGDKNYGYYNDNNVWVWSGYFNEYNQFVPDEAPRNNKLLDEIVSLAEQQQKEQDLLKAKVESELLAKQKAIQEQIQRELELRDQFLKEQEARELALKQREQSLNEKAIRLKEEIVKLKQQALKNQEEAKKQALKEQELAEQAKQVKAATKFIKPNKDNYKSIHQFVEGVSEISQTPTKPVEVEQPVEVDKTTVEPAVVEQVQVVEQVAAEPVVVEEVAVELEPQAEQFSFEPSAVEEQVEFVVNDNLADAVDVVVVDTNQVELPAQQFTTDQFAQQQVVAEEFSPQPVEPKPQFDFKEELVLAEVSPAIVSEEIDLPAVEITKPDLFAKQELDLSNVEVKLADETSDSEVVSVDVSSVELADSQFSLAQEQAQVEPVIVEEAIDQETVLVEPVVEFEDVQLQELDVQPIVEEQPEYVQVVDQPTPVVEEFVEEVVEVEPVLEEVEAQPVQEEVVVEEQVIEQQPEQFQEEVQVEPIHEESVVEELVPEVEEEIQVESVVEETIEEQVSEQAHDEVEVSIEEEVQPEVESVHEEVEAQPVEESVVEEESTYEEAVEQTAPEVEQVVEEPISEPVHDEVEYVLQEQTQPEVESVHEEVAVEEELTSKEAAEEFTPEAEEVQAEPAHEEVVEETAPEVEEAIEEPASEEVHEEVETAVEEEVQPEAEAEEQHEEVQAQPADEEPAIEEEPAAQEEEAEFWEKYVGDEHYGHYDEDEEWIWDGYFDEDQNFFRNDEESDKSEEVESTSDDKDEYVASSDEESSEQPEEEVQEEQEEDSSLDEISEDEQPEPEIIDFSANAKSSEPSLEESEDKEAEVQAESEEETQSEESEEETETPEEESKEEVEAQPEETQEEETEFWEKYVGDEHYGHYDEDEEWIWDGYFDEDNNFVRNEEEKETEEVEEAEEQSAEEETSPTEAIDFDDKSELEEISEDDQPEPEIVDFSGNSEVEKEVEEEPAVEEPAAEEEASVESELEAEEAQEESSVEEEAATEEEAEAKAESEEEPAVEEEPEAEEEAEFWEKYVGDENYGHYDDEGEWVWAGYFDEDNNFIKNDEEVEEETAPEEPASEETEESESPQEEQAEDEEVEETESEEEPVEEETEDEADSEEETQEDSEEEAEETESSEETDADEEEAEESDTDEESEEEAAPEEIEEVEVEGEHYIYADENGEINFDDYIGDENFGYYLEDGEWEWYEGDFDEDGNWFVYVQGEAEDVNVEEDIPALKGVDTESVDADDWLSQFDEDAASSIFGDEDSDEDDDDDYDLLSGKKKKNKKAKKAKK, encoded by the coding sequence ATGGTTGAAAAGAAAAAACCTGATAAGAAATCTACGAAGAATAAAAGCATTCAAGACAATGAACCAGCTTCTATTTCATTAGATGGTAATAGTAAGAAAAAAGTTTCTAAAAAGGGGTTAGAATCTTTAAATTATTCTGACTATTATAAAAAGTACCTAGAATCTAAAAAAGATGATTTTGAACTATTGGCTAAAAGATCATCAATAGATACGATCAAAGATAAAGATGCGATTAAAGATGAAATCAAAGCAGAGTCATTTTATGCTGAATCTGCTTTAGATTACACCAAAGAATTGCAGGATGAAAGTTATAGCGATCACTTTAAAGAAATGAAAGATATCGATAAGAAAAACGTAGTGATTTCAAATGAAATGAAACACGATAATAAAAAAGAAGAAGAAGGTGAGTTCGTTGTAAGAAACCAATATCATCCAAGCTTTAATGATGTAGTAACACAAAATCAGGAGGATGATTTGCCTGATTTTGATGTTGATAGTTCATCATTAAATTTTGATTTAAATAAGTCAAATAAGACACCTAAATCAAATAAACAAAAATTAACTAGTCCAAGTCCATTAAATAGTAATTTTGATCGTTTTAACAACGAACGTTTCAACCAACCGATTCCTTCAAGAATGTACATCCCTAAGGGTTATGTTCGTCCAATGAACCCTTATGGTCGTCCACCATTTAACCCTTACTTTAATCCATATTTCGTTCCACCATATTACTACCCGCCAATGCCACCAGGATTTACGCCACACCCTAATGCAAATCCTTACCAACAACCACCGTATTTAAACCAACAAAACCCCTACTTTAACAAACAACAAAAGGATTTATTCCCTCAACAAACTAACTACACAGAACAACTGTTAGACTTTGATCCGTTTGCAAGTACTACAGAATTAGTTCCTGTAAATAATTACAATGGATTAAATCCAAACCAAAACGATCTAGTAGTTGTTAATAAAAAACAATCTTCAGATCTAACTCATATTATTAGTTCTTTCAATAAAAGAATGAAAGAACAACTTCGTATTGTTTCAAAACAAAACGAAATGATCGAACGATTACAAACTAAAGTAATCGAATTAACTGAAGAAAGAACTACTGCTTTAATTGGAGAAGCAAGATTAAGTACAGAAGACTTTTTACCAACAACTGAACACAACTTTGAATCAGTTGTAGCTGATGTGGTTCAAGATGAACCTAAGCAAGAAGTTGAAGTTGTTGCTGAAGTAGTAACTAAACAACCTGAAGTTGAAGTAGTTACTGATATCAATGATATTGAATCTGATGATCCAATTGTTGATATCTTATCTCTTGAAGAAGATGATCTAATTAATACTGAAAACTTAGATCAAGAGTTAGCAGCTTTTGAAGAGTTTGATGTAACTAGTCTTGAAGATGAACTTGATCTAAGTTTATTAGATGATGAGATTACTGATTCTATCCAACCACAGATTAAATACGAAGCTCCAGTTGTGCCTGAAGTAGTTGTTCGTGAAGAAGTTAAAGCTGAAGAACCAGTAGTTGTAGAAAAAGAATCACAATTTGATCTTGAACTACCTGAACCTGAAGTTGAAGATAATCAAGAAGTTTACACACCAAACCAACTATTAGATCTATCTAGTCGTCAACCTGAAGAGATCAAAAATAGTATCGTTCCTACTAAAGTGATGAACGAAATGTTTGGTGACAAACAAAAGAGCGATCCAGCTAGAAGATTCTGAGAAGCTTATGTTGGAAACCCTGAATACGGTTTTTATAACAACAAGACTTGAAACTGAAAAGGGAAATTCTCAAAACTACAAAAATGAATTCCATTTACAAGTGATCAAGAAGTACCATTCTATGGAACTAAACACGTAATCTTATCATCAATCAAAGCTTCTGAACGTAAGAAACTTTGAAAAGAACTAATTGATGATCCAGTTTATGGTCACTTTGAAGGTAGTTCAAAAGTTTGAATCTGACACGGTGTATTTGATCAAGAATTAAACTGAATTCCAGATCCTACTCATGACTTTAAAACTGAAGAAGAAGTTGTAGCTGAAAAGCAAAAACAAAGCTTCCCTAAGAAAAAAGACGTAAGTAAGAAAACTAACGCTCCTAAAGTTCTTAAAACTAACGAGATCACTCCAGACTCTGATCTACACAAGATGTTATTGGATGATCCAAGATACAAAAAACACATTGGTAACGTAGAGTATGGTTACTACGATAACGATGGTGTTTGGATCTGAACTGGTACGTTTGATGAAAACGGTGAGTTCAAACCTGATCAAGTTGATCTAGAAGTAGCATCTGATGATCTTCAATCTGAATCTAACTTCTCAACTCTATTTGATTCTTGAAAGAAGAACAACCAAAACAACTTAGAATATGAAACTGAATCTAAACGATTCAAGACTGTTAAACCTAAAGTTGTTTATGTAAATGAACAAGAACAACCTGAAGATGGTGATGAACAACAAGAAGAAGTAGCACCAACTAAAGTTGTTAAAAACGAACTAATCAAGAGAAGTAGATACAACAAACCGACTGATGAAGATCTAGGCATCTTAACTTATGATAAAGCTAAGATTCACAACGATAAGATCGTTGATGCTTCTGTATTAAGAGAATCTTCAAGTCAACAAGCACCATTCTGATTAGAATTCGTTGGTAATGAAGAATACGGTCATTACAACGCTAAGGGTGACTGAATCTTTGATGGTTACTTCGATGAACAATTTGAATTTGTTTCAACTAGAAAACCAGATGAAACAAAACAATCAACAAGTACAGTATCTAAGACTTCAATCTTAGATGATGATGTTAATGTTGATGAATACTTCAAACCAGCTAATAAAGAAGAAATTCTTCACTACACACCTAAACCTAAGAAAACTGAACCAGTTGTTGAAGAAGTTGTAGAAGAAGTTCAACCAGAAGCTGAGGAAGCTGAAGAATTCTTCAGTAAATTCATCGGTGATAAGAACTATGGTTATTACAACGATAACAACGTTTGAGTTTGAAGTGGATACTTCAATGAATACAACCAATTCGTTCCAGATGAAGCACCTAGAAACAACAAGTTACTAGATGAGATCGTTTCATTAGCTGAACAACAACAAAAAGAACAAGACTTACTAAAAGCTAAAGTTGAAAGCGAACTGCTTGCTAAACAAAAAGCGATCCAAGAACAAATTCAAAGAGAATTAGAACTACGTGATCAATTCTTAAAAGAACAAGAAGCAAGAGAGTTAGCACTAAAACAACGTGAACAATCTCTAAATGAAAAAGCAATCAGATTAAAAGAAGAGATCGTTAAATTAAAACAACAAGCGCTTAAGAACCAAGAAGAAGCTAAAAAACAAGCACTTAAAGAACAAGAACTTGCTGAACAAGCTAAACAAGTTAAAGCAGCAACTAAGTTCATTAAGCCTAATAAAGACAACTACAAATCAATTCACCAATTCGTTGAAGGTGTTTCTGAGATTAGTCAAACTCCAACTAAACCAGTTGAAGTTGAACAACCTGTTGAAGTTGATAAAACAACTGTTGAGCCAGCTGTAGTTGAACAAGTTCAAGTTGTTGAACAAGTAGCAGCTGAACCAGTAGTGGTAGAAGAAGTTGCAGTTGAACTAGAACCACAAGCAGAACAATTTAGCTTTGAACCTTCTGCGGTTGAAGAACAAGTTGAGTTTGTTGTAAATGACAACTTAGCTGATGCTGTTGATGTGGTTGTTGTTGATACCAACCAAGTTGAATTACCAGCACAACAATTTACAACTGATCAATTCGCTCAACAACAAGTTGTTGCAGAAGAATTTAGCCCACAACCAGTTGAACCTAAACCTCAATTTGACTTCAAAGAAGAATTGGTTCTAGCTGAAGTTAGCCCTGCGATCGTTAGTGAAGAAATTGATTTACCAGCAGTTGAAATCACTAAACCTGATCTATTCGCTAAACAAGAATTAGATCTATCTAACGTTGAAGTTAAATTAGCAGACGAAACTAGTGATAGTGAAGTTGTTAGCGTTGATGTTTCAAGCGTTGAATTAGCTGATAGTCAATTCAGTTTAGCTCAAGAACAAGCTCAAGTTGAACCTGTTATCGTTGAAGAAGCAATTGATCAAGAAACAGTATTAGTTGAACCAGTAGTTGAATTTGAAGATGTTCAATTACAAGAACTTGATGTTCAACCAATAGTTGAAGAACAACCTGAATATGTTCAAGTTGTTGATCAACCAACTCCAGTAGTTGAAGAGTTTGTTGAAGAAGTAGTTGAAGTTGAACCAGTTCTTGAAGAAGTTGAAGCTCAACCAGTTCAAGAAGAAGTTGTTGTTGAAGAACAAGTAATTGAACAACAACCAGAACAATTCCAAGAAGAAGTTCAAGTTGAACCTATTCACGAAGAATCTGTAGTTGAAGAACTTGTTCCTGAAGTTGAAGAAGAAATTCAAGTTGAATCAGTTGTTGAAGAAACTATTGAAGAACAAGTTAGCGAACAAGCTCATGATGAAGTTGAGGTTAGCATAGAAGAAGAAGTTCAACCAGAAGTTGAATCTGTTCACGAAGAAGTTGAAGCTCAACCAGTTGAAGAATCTGTAGTTGAAGAAGAATCTACTTACGAAGAAGCAGTTGAACAAACTGCACCAGAAGTAGAACAAGTAGTTGAAGAACCAATTAGTGAACCAGTTCACGACGAAGTTGAATATGTTTTACAAGAACAAACTCAACCTGAAGTTGAATCAGTTCATGAAGAAGTTGCAGTTGAAGAAGAATTAACTAGTAAAGAAGCTGCTGAAGAATTTACTCCAGAAGCAGAAGAAGTTCAAGCTGAACCAGCTCATGAAGAAGTAGTTGAAGAAACTGCTCCTGAAGTAGAAGAAGCTATTGAAGAACCAGCTAGTGAAGAAGTTCACGAAGAAGTTGAAACTGCTGTAGAAGAAGAAGTTCAACCAGAAGCAGAAGCTGAAGAACAACATGAAGAAGTTCAAGCTCAACCAGCTGATGAAGAACCTGCTATTGAAGAAGAACCAGCAGCACAAGAAGAAGAAGCTGAATTCTGAGAAAAATACGTTGGTGATGAACACTATGGTCATTATGATGAAGATGAAGAATGAATCTGAGATGGTTACTTCGACGAAGACCAAAACTTCTTTAGAAACGATGAAGAATCTGATAAGTCTGAAGAAGTTGAATCAACTTCAGACGATAAAGATGAATATGTAGCTTCAAGTGATGAAGAATCATCTGAACAACCTGAAGAAGAAGTTCAAGAAGAACAAGAAGAAGATAGTTCTTTAGATGAAATCAGTGAAGATGAACAACCAGAACCTGAAATCATTGACTTTAGTGCTAACGCTAAGAGTTCAGAACCTAGTCTAGAAGAATCTGAAGACAAAGAAGCAGAAGTTCAAGCTGAATCTGAAGAGGAAACTCAATCTGAAGAATCTGAGGAAGAAACAGAGACTCCAGAAGAGGAATCTAAAGAAGAAGTTGAAGCTCAACCTGAAGAAACTCAAGAAGAAGAAACTGAATTCTGAGAAAAATACGTTGGTGATGAACACTATGGTCATTACGACGAAGACGAAGAATGAATCTGAGATGGTTACTTCGATGAAGATAATAACTTCGTAAGAAACGAAGAAGAAAAAGAAACTGAAGAAGTTGAAGAAGCAGAAGAACAATCAGCTGAAGAAGAAACTTCACCAACTGAAGCAATTGATTTTGATGATAAATCTGAACTAGAAGAAATCAGTGAAGACGATCAACCTGAACCTGAAATCGTAGACTTTAGTGGTAACAGCGAAGTTGAAAAAGAAGTTGAGGAAGAACCTGCTGTTGAAGAACCAGCAGCTGAAGAAGAAGCTTCAGTTGAATCAGAATTAGAAGCTGAAGAAGCACAAGAGGAATCATCTGTTGAAGAAGAAGCTGCAACAGAAGAAGAGGCTGAAGCTAAAGCTGAATCTGAAGAAGAACCTGCGGTTGAAGAAGAACCAGAAGCAGAAGAAGAAGCTGAATTCTGAGAAAAATACGTAGGTGATGAAAACTACGGTCATTACGACGATGAAGGTGAATGAGTTTGAGCTGGTTACTTCGATGAAGATAACAACTTCATTAAGAATGATGAAGAAGTAGAAGAAGAAACTGCTCCAGAAGAACCAGCTTCTGAGGAAACAGAAGAATCTGAATCACCTCAAGAAGAACAAGCTGAAGACGAAGAAGTAGAAGAAACTGAATCTGAAGAAGAACCAGTTGAAGAAGAAACAGAAGACGAAGCTGATTCTGAAGAAGAAACACAAGAAGATTCTGAAGAAGAAGCTGAAGAAACTGAAAGTTCTGAAGAAACTGACGCTGACGAAGAAGAAGCAGAAGAATCTGATACAGATGAAGAATCTGAAGAAGAAGCTGCTCCTGAAGAGATCGAAGAAGTTGAAGTTGAAGGTGAACACTACATCTATGCAGATGAAAATGGTGAAATTAACTTCGATGACTACATCGGTGATGAAAACTTCGGTTACTACCTAGAAGATGGTGAATGAGAATGATACGAAGGTGACTTCGACGAAGACGGTAACTGATTCGTATACGTTCAAGGTGAAGCTGAAGACGTTAATGTCGAAGAAGACATTCCAGCATTAAAAGGTGTTGATACTGAATCAGTAGATGCTGATGACTGATTATCACAATTCGATGAAGATGCTGCTTCTTCAATCTTCGGAGACGAAGATTCTGATGAAGACGATGATGACGACTATGACTTACTTTCAGGTAAAAAGAAGAAAAACAAAAAAGCTAAAAAAGCTAAGAAATAG
- a CDS encoding DEAD/DEAH box helicase — translation MNQIYPWKEFINKTLKVMKIHEPTKIQNQAIPVLLKQKNLIGVAPTGTGKTLAFLLPILQNLDFSQNLIQAVIIVPTRELANQIKTVLMNFIKENKAIKIKSFVGSSQFDEQIINIKNNPPHILISTPSRFNQAIDHAVNWNLKSIKYLVYDEIDMMIDQGFFSDLIKTQEYLTNANNKLTIAAFSATLHLDAINKIKRFVKNATPINVSDSIWVNEKIKHYLIKNKSLDKLDSLHAIIKNIDPYLCLIFVNKIKDIDPIKNWFEQNHISFATLHGKLDKRVRKQQFDLIKNDQVKYAIVSDLSSRGIDFKAVSHVISWNLPKDDIWYIHRSGRTARGNLEGESYVFYDPNDEAILRRLESKKLVFIPLKINRDLSLTKYQLVKPEHKKRVDDAVANEIKKVLISAPKKVQPGYKKKIKKQINKIKTKAKREAIEAKVKQRLISSYKKKNRKLKTD, via the coding sequence ATGAACCAGATATATCCTTGAAAAGAGTTTATTAATAAAACCCTAAAAGTGATGAAGATTCATGAACCAACAAAGATTCAAAACCAAGCAATACCAGTATTGCTTAAGCAAAAGAATTTGATTGGTGTTGCACCAACAGGAACTGGTAAAACGTTGGCTTTTTTATTGCCGATCTTACAAAACTTAGATTTTAGCCAAAATTTGATTCAGGCGGTAATCATTGTTCCCACAAGAGAATTAGCCAATCAAATTAAGACTGTCTTAATGAACTTTATTAAAGAAAATAAGGCAATAAAAATCAAATCATTTGTTGGTAGTTCACAATTTGATGAACAGATTATTAATATTAAAAATAATCCACCGCATATTTTAATTTCGACTCCTAGTCGTTTTAATCAAGCAATTGATCATGCGGTTAATTGAAACTTAAAATCAATCAAATACTTAGTTTATGATGAGATCGATATGATGATTGATCAAGGGTTTTTTAGTGATCTAATTAAAACTCAAGAATACTTAACAAACGCTAATAATAAACTGACGATTGCAGCATTTAGCGCAACATTACACCTTGATGCAATCAACAAGATTAAACGTTTTGTTAAGAATGCAACCCCGATTAATGTTTCAGATTCAATCTGGGTTAATGAAAAGATTAAACACTATTTAATTAAAAATAAGAGTTTAGATAAACTAGATTCATTACATGCCATCATCAAAAACATTGATCCTTATCTGTGCTTAATCTTTGTTAATAAGATCAAAGATATTGATCCGATCAAAAACTGGTTTGAACAAAATCATATTTCTTTTGCTACCCTACATGGAAAACTAGATAAAAGAGTAAGAAAGCAACAGTTTGATCTGATTAAAAATGATCAAGTTAAATATGCGATCGTTTCTGATCTTTCATCTCGAGGCATTGATTTCAAAGCAGTTTCACATGTAATTTCTTGAAACCTACCTAAAGATGATATCTGATATATTCACCGTTCTGGACGAACGGCAAGAGGAAACTTAGAAGGTGAATCCTATGTCTTTTATGATCCAAACGACGAAGCAATCCTAAGAAGACTAGAAAGTAAAAAACTAGTATTTATCCCGTTAAAGATTAACCGAGATCTATCTTTAACTAAATATCAACTAGTCAAACCTGAACACAAAAAACGAGTTGATGATGCTGTTGCTAATGAAATCAAGAAAGTCTTGATTTCAGCACCAAAAAAAGTCCAACCTGGATATAAGAAAAAGATAAAGAAACAGATTAACAAGATCAAAACTAAAGCTAAACGTGAAGCAATCGAAGCTAAAGTAAAACAACGCTTAATCAGTTCTTATAAGAAAAAGAATCGTAAGCTTAAAACCGATTAA
- the eno gene encoding phosphopyruvate hydratase yields the protein MAKTNSTSKNKKLEIKSVFAYQVFDSRGFPTVACEVVLNDKSRGLAMVPSGASTGEKEALELRDGGTKYHGKGVTKAVNNINKKIAPKILGVDATLQTQIDEFMIELDGTKTKSKLGANAILAVSLAVCKAAANSLNLPLYQYIAKKVARVKGSEFTLPVPMLNVINGGAHADNTIDFQEFMIMPVGAKTMVKALQMASEVFHSLQKLLKSKKFNTNKGDEGGFAPNLKSAEEALDLMSQAVVDAGYTLGKDVAFALDCAASEFYDKDKKAYVFKKAVKAGLVSEKEGTKTTEQLISYLEDLTKKYPIVSIEDGLDENDWEGMELLTKKIGNKVQIVGDDTYCTNPELAAKGVNLSATNSVLIKLNQIGTLTETLKTINIAMNANWTAVVSHRSGETEDSFIADLAVALSTGQIKTGSMSRSERIAKYNRLLAIEMELGDKAKYLGSKTFYNLSASAPKKPAAKKVTKAKK from the coding sequence ATGGCAAAGACAAACAGTACTAGCAAAAATAAGAAATTAGAAATAAAGAGTGTTTTTGCATACCAAGTATTTGACTCAAGAGGGTTTCCTACAGTTGCTTGTGAAGTTGTTTTAAACGACAAATCTAGAGGTTTAGCAATGGTTCCTTCTGGTGCTTCAACTGGTGAAAAAGAAGCCTTAGAATTAAGAGATGGTGGTACTAAATACCACGGTAAAGGTGTAACTAAAGCTGTTAATAATATTAACAAAAAAATTGCTCCAAAAATCTTAGGAGTAGATGCTACTTTACAAACTCAAATCGATGAGTTCATGATTGAATTAGATGGTACTAAGACTAAATCTAAATTAGGTGCTAACGCGATCTTAGCAGTTTCATTAGCCGTATGTAAAGCAGCAGCTAATTCACTAAACCTACCTTTATACCAATACATCGCTAAAAAAGTAGCTAGAGTTAAAGGTTCTGAATTCACTTTACCAGTTCCAATGTTAAACGTAATTAACGGTGGAGCTCACGCTGACAACACAATTGACTTCCAAGAATTTATGATTATGCCAGTTGGTGCTAAAACAATGGTTAAAGCATTACAAATGGCTAGTGAAGTATTCCACTCACTACAAAAACTACTTAAGTCTAAGAAATTTAACACTAACAAAGGTGATGAAGGTGGTTTTGCACCTAACTTAAAATCAGCTGAAGAAGCTCTTGATTTAATGAGTCAAGCAGTTGTAGATGCTGGTTATACTTTAGGTAAGGATGTTGCTTTTGCACTAGACTGTGCTGCTAGTGAATTCTACGACAAAGATAAAAAAGCTTACGTATTTAAAAAAGCTGTTAAAGCTGGTTTAGTTTCAGAAAAAGAAGGAACTAAGACAACTGAACAATTAATTAGTTACCTAGAAGATTTAACTAAGAAATACCCAATCGTTTCAATCGAAGATGGTTTAGATGAAAACGATTGAGAAGGTATGGAATTACTAACTAAAAAAATTGGTAACAAAGTACAAATCGTTGGGGATGACACTTATTGTACAAACCCAGAATTAGCTGCTAAAGGTGTAAACTTATCAGCAACTAACTCAGTGTTAATTAAGTTAAACCAAATTGGGACTTTAACTGAAACACTTAAAACAATTAACATCGCGATGAATGCAAACTGAACAGCAGTAGTTTCTCACCGTTCAGGTGAAACTGAAGATTCATTCATTGCTGATTTAGCAGTTGCACTAAGTACAGGTCAGATTAAAACTGGTTCAATGTCAAGATCTGAAAGAATTGCTAAATACAACCGTTTATTAGCAATCGAAATGGAATTAGGTGATAAGGCTAAATATTTAGGAAGTAAGACTTTCTATAACCTATCTGCATCAGCACCTAAAAAACCTGCAGCTAAAAAAGTTACAAAAGCTAAAAAATAA
- a CDS encoding HIT family protein, whose product MSTTNCVFCKIINKEIEAHVVAENDLAIAFLDAFPVSNGHTLVIPKKHHEDFSHTPSDEMHAVTDLAQEVVKILDNSDLNVYGYNYLSNQASIAGQEVFHFHLHIIPKYAAKEGFGFKTNKVNILDLKEVMRLIKH is encoded by the coding sequence ATGTCAACGACTAATTGTGTCTTTTGTAAGATCATTAATAAAGAGATTGAAGCTCATGTAGTAGCTGAAAACGATTTAGCAATCGCTTTTTTAGATGCATTTCCTGTATCTAATGGTCATACTCTTGTAATTCCCAAAAAACACCATGAAGATTTTAGTCACACTCCAAGTGATGAAATGCATGCAGTAACTGATCTAGCTCAAGAAGTCGTGAAGATCTTAGATAATTCAGATCTAAATGTGTATGGATATAATTATCTATCTAATCAAGCATCGATTGCTGGTCAAGAAGTGTTTCATTTCCATTTACATATTATTCCTAAATATGCTGCTAAAGAAGGTTTTGGCTTTAAGACTAATAAGGTTAATATCTTAGATCTTAAAGAAGTGATGAGATTAATTAAACATTAA
- a CDS encoding DUF5453 family protein: MMKWKKWRNHYITFLANLFVFLGFSTNAILIRELNPIDNSRVLFSPEIMIITALIGGLLGIAFIGFDIKFFVKDFFYQKFHYDKKFTKMYIGGISVYLFNIILGMLFVVLSVNFYRRIDFSNANSVVRNFNLTRNLIYISIGITSAITIVNFVIIRLARLFIEQALDKRKNNTDDNPKPVNSDDKSVIISFDQNNSQAKEQPVDVKPEQKPSGGLSEL; the protein is encoded by the coding sequence ATGATGAAGTGAAAAAAATGAAGAAACCACTACATTACTTTTTTAGCTAATCTGTTTGTTTTCCTTGGTTTTAGTACCAACGCGATCTTAATTAGAGAACTTAATCCAATTGATAATAGTCGTGTTTTATTTAGTCCTGAGATTATGATTATTACCGCATTGATTGGTGGGTTGTTGGGAATTGCTTTTATTGGGTTTGATATCAAATTCTTTGTTAAGGACTTTTTTTATCAAAAGTTTCATTACGATAAAAAATTCACCAAAATGTATATTGGTGGGATCTCAGTTTACTTATTCAACATCATCCTAGGAATGTTGTTTGTTGTGTTATCTGTTAATTTTTATCGAAGAATTGATTTTAGTAATGCTAATAGTGTAGTTAGAAACTTCAATCTCACAAGAAATCTAATCTACATCTCAATTGGTATTACTAGTGCAATCACCATTGTTAATTTCGTGATTATTAGATTAGCACGATTATTCATTGAACAAGCACTTGATAAAAGAAAAAATAATACTGATGATAATCCAAAACCAGTTAATAGTGATGATAAATCAGTAATTATTTCATTTGATCAAAATAATAGTCAGGCTAAAGAACAACCTGTAGATGTAAAACCTGAACAAAAACCATCAGGTGGATTAAGTGAACTTTAA
- a CDS encoding transcription antitermination factor NusB has product MKTKTNHRSQYDIRCDRLTFIYQALLLDLNLDEIYQAINELEDKKDQEFLTNWTGYINQIPSMVSAHLKESWSWNRLDYMIKAIFNLLITEAKQLKTEKAILISQATKLIQAYGDLNSIKMVSAILNKVI; this is encoded by the coding sequence ATGAAAACTAAAACTAACCATCGATCACAATATGATATTAGATGTGATCGCTTAACTTTTATCTATCAAGCGTTGTTGCTTGATCTAAATCTAGATGAGATCTATCAAGCGATCAACGAATTAGAAGATAAAAAAGACCAAGAGTTTTTAACCAACTGAACTGGTTATATTAATCAGATTCCATCAATGGTTTCAGCTCATCTAAAAGAAAGTTGGAGCTGAAACCGTCTTGATTACATGATTAAAGCGATCTTTAATTTGTTGATCACTGAAGCTAAGCAATTAAAAACTGAAAAGGCGATTTTGATTTCTCAAGCAACTAAATTGATCCAAGCTTATGGAGATCTTAATAGTATTAAGATGGTTAGTGCGATCTTAAATAAGGTGATTTAG